One genomic window of Caldivirga maquilingensis IC-167 includes the following:
- a CDS encoding DUF460 domain-containing protein — MSSRVLGIDIRPGGNFSYIVMNSDGAITADGVANPDELIRVIKRYKPSLVAVDNIREILELGGRFLKRMSKLPSVPQVIQVTRLPDGSEVKMEDLVRKYLGINVGLLTPEETAKYTAELALRGIGSTVKLFENETKIIVKALISTRQGGQSRRRFERNIAIRVRQIVKNITESLNKANLDYDVFYHRDSEGVRSALIIVYADKSIVRRFVKPIKSMDVKVTLEQIISSSIKFLSPNSSYVEASPKSKTRLIVGVDPGIVTGLALMSLDGKVLALFSGRNMSRRRVLSLVYEYGTPIVVATDVSKPSDYVKKLSSMIGAVLYHPERDMQIVEKANIALKLSEKDNVKVKTPHERDALAAAYKAFINYVDKFNKIDEILNELPIQVNSDEVKELVVKGLPIRDALSRVLSRSINQECKTEVIVRNQQQECKCADEVKELKDYVKLLEEKISRLEDENIRLKDEVNRLYTLKYSPPDQSLASKVRLLESRIELETKRIKELNDILNNVKSIIAEALFNNNYAFAVRVNNTGELNQVISRGYLPIMRFQDIASLVDLSKGWSGIVITMDEAGSRAIRQLFKMGITAVPLPKVLALDVNDNIKVIDMNKLSEYVNELKSVLSEVDYDTLENLINEYKIGRKRIQ; from the coding sequence GTGTCCTCTAGAGTACTGGGTATTGATATTAGGCCTGGTGGTAACTTCTCCTACATAGTTATGAATAGTGATGGAGCTATTACTGCTGATGGTGTAGCTAACCCAGATGAGTTAATTAGGGTTATTAAGAGGTATAAGCCATCCCTAGTTGCTGTTGATAATATTAGGGAGATTTTAGAGTTAGGTGGCCGTTTCCTGAAGAGGATGAGTAAATTACCCAGTGTTCCTCAGGTAATTCAAGTCACCAGATTACCTGATGGTTCCGAGGTTAAGATGGAGGATTTAGTTAGGAAGTACCTTGGGATTAACGTTGGCTTATTAACACCAGAGGAGACCGCGAAATACACTGCTGAGCTTGCCTTAAGGGGTATTGGCTCCACGGTTAAGCTTTTCGAGAATGAAACCAAGATAATTGTTAAGGCATTAATATCAACAAGACAGGGCGGGCAGAGTAGGAGGAGGTTTGAGAGGAATATTGCAATTAGGGTTAGGCAAATTGTTAAGAATATTACTGAATCCCTCAATAAGGCTAACCTGGATTACGACGTGTTTTACCACAGGGATAGTGAGGGTGTTAGGTCAGCGTTAATAATTGTGTATGCTGATAAATCCATTGTTAGAAGATTCGTGAAGCCCATTAAATCAATGGATGTTAAGGTGACTTTGGAGCAGATAATAAGCAGTAGCATTAAGTTCCTCTCACCGAATTCAAGTTACGTTGAGGCTTCCCCAAAGTCTAAGACTAGGCTAATAGTGGGTGTTGATCCAGGTATAGTAACTGGCTTAGCCTTAATGAGCCTTGACGGTAAAGTGCTTGCCCTATTCAGTGGTAGGAACATGAGTAGGAGGAGGGTGTTAAGCCTAGTCTACGAGTACGGTACACCAATAGTAGTTGCTACAGATGTCTCGAAGCCCTCTGATTACGTTAAGAAGCTCTCATCAATGATAGGTGCAGTTCTATATCACCCTGAGAGGGATATGCAGATTGTTGAGAAGGCTAATATTGCGCTTAAACTATCCGAGAAGGATAATGTAAAGGTGAAGACACCGCATGAGAGAGATGCCTTAGCTGCAGCCTATAAGGCATTCATTAATTATGTTGATAAGTTCAATAAGATTGATGAAATATTGAATGAATTACCAATACAGGTTAACTCAGACGAGGTTAAGGAGCTTGTGGTTAAGGGATTACCAATAAGGGATGCGTTATCTAGAGTACTCAGTAGGAGCATTAACCAGGAGTGTAAGACTGAGGTTATTGTTAGGAATCAGCAGCAGGAGTGTAAATGCGCGGATGAGGTTAAGGAGCTTAAGGACTACGTTAAGCTACTGGAGGAGAAGATTAGTAGGCTTGAGGATGAGAACATTAGGCTTAAGGATGAAGTCAACAGGCTCTATACCCTTAAATACAGTCCACCTGACCAATCCCTTGCATCAAAGGTTAGGCTACTGGAAAGTAGAATTGAGCTTGAAACTAAGAGAATTAAGGAGCTTAACGATATTTTAAACAATGTGAAGTCCATTATTGCTGAAGCATTATTCAACAATAATTACGCCTTCGCGGTGAGGGTTAATAATACCGGTGAGTTAAACCAAGTAATCAGTAGGGGTTACTTACCCATAATGAGATTCCAGGACATAGCATCATTGGTGGATTTAAGTAAGGGATGGTCAGGCATAGTGATAACAATGGATGAAGCTGGTTCAAGGGCCATTAGGCAATTATTTAAAATGGGTATAACAGCAGTACCATTACCTAAGGTACTAGCCCTGGATGTAAACGATAATATTAAGGTAATTGACATGAATAAGTTAAGTGAATACGTAAATGAGTTAAAGAGTGTGCTGAGTGAGGTGGATTACGATACACTTGAGAATTTAATTAACGAGTATAAGATCGGAAGAAAAAGGATTCAGTAA
- a CDS encoding MFS transporter has protein sequence MDRGFIIAWSVTFLQLTVRLGWGVVSVAVAELLRLSSVQIGLVLTLFYIGYVVSSIPWGVFIDKVGPGKSILISGTFSSIVILALFLAGNFTQILLLYLAAGFLTAGLFPSAMKIASYSTQERVHGRVALLESAAPIALIALSVASPLIITHWRIFYLVVFFALLIASLSSIGLKVSGSKDARPRKVLMNLRVAKAVVIRAGELWGTWGTSSWLLPFLILYNGINGMLSELFFFTYSLGQLVSIFLASVLPKLIGERRVIEISLIAFIICDLLAVTLIKVTLLFFPIFLVLGISSFLYRPPTDVLIIRIMGNENAGTSTGYANAVSQVGSMVAPIFVGIAISVRPVFGILSLALGPLVSLIILYML, from the coding sequence ATGGATCGAGGCTTCATCATTGCATGGAGTGTAACATTCCTGCAATTAACCGTGAGGTTAGGTTGGGGGGTTGTTAGTGTGGCTGTGGCTGAGTTACTGAGGCTTAGCTCTGTGCAGATTGGGCTCGTCCTAACTCTGTTTTACATTGGTTACGTAGTCTCCTCAATACCCTGGGGAGTATTCATTGATAAGGTTGGGCCAGGTAAGTCAATACTTATTTCAGGAACTTTTTCCAGTATCGTGATCCTAGCGCTTTTCCTAGCAGGTAACTTCACGCAAATCCTACTCCTTTACCTAGCGGCTGGTTTCCTAACCGCTGGTTTATTCCCATCGGCAATGAAGATAGCCAGTTACTCAACCCAGGAGAGAGTGCATGGTAGGGTTGCATTACTGGAGAGTGCGGCGCCAATAGCCTTGATTGCACTAAGCGTAGCCTCTCCATTAATAATCACCCACTGGAGGATCTTTTACCTAGTAGTATTCTTTGCATTGCTTATAGCGTCATTATCCTCAATAGGCCTCAAGGTAAGTGGCAGCAAAGACGCAAGACCTAGGAAAGTACTAATGAACCTAAGGGTAGCGAAGGCTGTGGTGATAAGGGCAGGGGAATTATGGGGAACATGGGGAACATCTAGTTGGCTCCTGCCATTCCTGATTCTATACAATGGAATTAATGGAATGTTATCAGAATTATTCTTCTTCACCTACTCCCTTGGGCAATTAGTCTCCATATTCCTAGCATCAGTATTGCCTAAATTAATCGGTGAGAGGAGGGTAATCGAGATCTCACTAATAGCCTTCATAATCTGCGACTTACTGGCAGTGACCCTAATTAAGGTTACGCTACTCTTCTTCCCCATCTTCCTGGTGTTGGGTATAAGCTCATTCCTCTATAGGCCACCAACTGATGTACTGATAATAAGGATCATGGGTAATGAAAACGCTGGTACATCCACAGGTTACGCAAATGCAGTGTCTCAAGTTGGCTCCATGGTGGCTCCAATATTCGTGGGTATTGCAATAAGCGTACGCCCAGTATTCGGTATCCTAAGCCTGGCATTGGGACCTCTAGTATCATTAATAATCCTTTACATGCTTTAA
- a CDS encoding class I SAM-dependent methyltransferase, protein MNNMNPTFQASKYDSWFLSNVNILESEVLLIKHMLEPNPGKVLSIGCGSGLFEYILRTRYGLIIQDCVEPSEDMAKVAEYRGLNVRIGSAEELPFNDGVFDTVLLNGVLDYVNDDAKAIKEAYRVLKPGGHVVVADVIAEGAYGILYKLAEVLGDWSNPYISRIKPPNPYPIEYVKQAKWHTVDELMNLVKGAGFIIVKTMQTLTRHPKYSNNEVEYPIDGYDKGDYVAIKGWKP, encoded by the coding sequence ATGAATAACATGAATCCCACATTTCAAGCAAGTAAGTATGATTCATGGTTCCTAAGTAACGTGAACATCCTTGAATCTGAAGTCTTATTAATTAAGCATATGCTTGAACCTAATCCAGGTAAGGTGCTCAGCATCGGCTGTGGTTCAGGTTTATTTGAGTATATTTTAAGAACTAGGTACGGGTTGATTATTCAGGATTGCGTTGAGCCATCTGAGGATATGGCTAAGGTGGCTGAGTATAGGGGGTTGAATGTTAGGATTGGGAGTGCTGAGGAATTACCGTTTAATGATGGGGTGTTTGATACTGTTCTTCTTAATGGAGTACTTGACTACGTTAATGATGATGCCAAGGCAATTAAGGAGGCGTATAGGGTACTTAAGCCAGGTGGTCATGTAGTAGTGGCTGATGTTATAGCTGAGGGTGCTTACGGCATTCTCTATAAGTTAGCTGAGGTATTAGGTGACTGGAGTAACCCGTATATTTCACGAATCAAACCCCCGAACCCCTATCCAATAGAGTATGTTAAGCAGGCTAAGTGGCATACCGTTGATGAATTAATGAACCTAGTTAAGGGTGCAGGTTTCATTATAGTTAAGACTATGCAAACCTTAACTAGGCACCCGAAGTACTCTAATAATGAGGTTGAATACCCGATTGATGGTTATGATAAGGGGGATTACGTTGCAATAAAGGGTTGGAAACCCTAA